From a region of the Phaseolus vulgaris cultivar G19833 chromosome 6, P. vulgaris v2.0, whole genome shotgun sequence genome:
- the LOC137831707 gene encoding mevalonate kinase, with protein sequence MEVRARAPGKIILTGEHAVVHGSTAVASSIDLYTYVYLHFSTPSDDGDLLKLQLKDTALEFSWPVSRIRAAFPESAALLTCTPTSCSVENAKTIAALVEELNIPEAKIGLAAGVSAFLWLYSSIQGFKPATVVVTSELPLGSGLGSSAAFCVALASALLACTDSVSLDLNHQGWRSFEEKDLELVNKWAFEGEKIIHGKPSGIDNTVSAYGNIISFKSGNLTRTKSSMTLKMLITNTKVGRNTKALVAGVGERMLRHPEIMAFVFSAVDSISKELTSVLKSPTPDELSVTEKEEKIEELMEMNQGLLQSMGVSHATIETVLRTTLKYKLASKLTGAGGGGCVLTLLPTLLSGTVVDKVVSELESSGFQCFIAGIGGGGVEINFGVTS encoded by the exons ATGGAGGTTAGAGCCAGAGCTCCAGGGAAGATTATCTTGACCGGTGAACATGCTGTGGTTCATGGATCCACCGCAGTTGCTTCTTCCATTGATTTATACACCTACGTTTATCTCCATTTCTCCACTCCTTCCG ACGACGGGGATTTGTTGAAACTGCAGCTGAAGGACACGGCGTTGGAGTTCTCGTGGCCTGTCAGTAGAATAAGAGCCGCGTTTCCTGAATCCGCCGCTCTGTTAACTTGCACGCCTACCTCCTGCTCCGTTGAGAATGCCAAGACCATTGCCGCCCTCGTTGAAGAGCTCAACATTCCAGAGGCTAAAATTGGACTTGCCGCTGGAGTTTCCGCGTTTCTCTGGCTGTACTCTTCTATTCAAGG ATTTAAGCCTGCTACTGTGGTTGTCACTTCTGAACTTCCTCTCGGTTCAGGCTTGGGTTCGTCTGCCGCGTTTTGTGTGGCTCTCGCGTCGGCCTTGTTGGCTTGTACTGATTCTGTTTCTCTGGATTTGAACCATCAAGGATGGCGCTCCTTTGAGGAGAAGGATCTTGAGTTGGTAAATAAGTGGGCCTTTGAAGGGGAGAAGATCATTCATGGAAAGCCATCTGGAATTGACAACACAGTAAGCGCATATG GTAACATTATCAGCTTCAAGTCAGGAAACTTGACACGCACAAAGTCAAGTATGACGCTTAAAATGCTCATCACGAATACAAAAGTAGGGAGAAACACAAAAGCATTGGTGGCTGGTGTTGGAGAGAGAATGCTAAGGCATCCTGAAATAATGGCTTTTGTGTTTAGTGCTGTGGATTCTATTAGCAAGGAGCTGACATCTGTTCTCAAGTCACCCACACCAGATGAGCTCTCTGTAACTGAGAAGGAAGAGAAGATAGAAGAACTAATGGAAATGAATCAAGGTCTGCTCCAGTCCATGGGGGTCAGTCATGCCACTATAGAAACTGTTCTGCGAACAACATTGAAGTATAAGTTAGCTTCCAAATTGACTGGAGCTGGTGGTGGGGGCTGTGTTCTGACACTTCTTCCAACAT
- the LOC137831703 gene encoding putative pentatricopeptide repeat-containing protein At3g05240 — protein sequence MINQNSIISLLAKCKSMSELKKLHALIITTPTIKSIVPLSKLIDFCVDSEFGDINYAGLVFRQIDTPSVYIWNSMIRGFVNGHNPRMSMLVYKHMIEDGYSPDHFTFPFALKACCLIADQDCAKCIHSCIMKSGFEADAYTATGLLHMYVSCADMKSGQQVFDNIPKWNVVAWTCLIAGFVNNNQPYEALKVFEDMSHWGVEPNEITMVNALIACARSRDIDSGRRIHQRIRKTDYDPFMCTSNSNIILATAILEMYAKCGSLKIARDLFRKMPKRNIVAWNSMINAYNQYERHQEALDLFFDMWTSGIYPDKATFLSVLSVCAHLCALALGQAVHAYLLKTDIIRTDIALATALLDMYAKTGELGGAQKIFSSLQKKDVVIWTTMINGLAMHGRGNEALSMFQTMQKDSSLVPDHITYIGVLFACSHVGLVEEAQKHFRQMTEMYGIVPEREHYGCMVDLLSRAGRFIEAERLVETMSVQPNIAIWGALLNGCQIHENLSVANQVKPRLTELEPDQSGVHVLLSNIYATAGMWEEVNVTRKVMNHRRITKTIGHSSLEII from the coding sequence ATGATAAACCAAAACTCCATTATCTCTCTGTTAGCAAAATGCAAAAGTATGAGTGAATTGAAAAAACTGCATGCGTTAATAATCACAACCCCAACTATTAAGAGCATAGTCCCCTTGAGCAAACTTATTGATTTTTGTGTAGATTCAGAATTTGGGGACATCAATTATGCAGGCTTGGTATTTCGCCAAATTGATACTCCTAGTGTTTACATTTGGAACTCTATGATACGAGGTTTTGTTAATGGTCACAATCCAAGAATGTCTATGCTTGTGTATAAACATATGATTGAAGATGGGTATTCCCCAGATCACTTTACTTTCCCATTTGCACTCAAAGCATGTTGTTTAATTGCTGATCAAGATTGTGCAAAATGCATTCATAGCTGCATAATGAAATCTGGGTTTGAAGCTGATGCCTATACCGCTACTGGATTACTCCACATGTATGTGTCATGTGCAGATATGAAGTCAGGACAGCAAGTGTTTGATAATATTCCCAAGTGGAATGTGGTTGCTTGGACTTGTTTGATTGCTGGGTTTGTGAACAATAATCAGCCATATGAAGCTTTGAAGGTATTTGAAGACATGAGCCATTGGGGTGTCGAGCCTAATGAAATAACTATGGTGAATGCTTTGATTGCGTGTGCTCGTAGTAGAGACATTGATAGTGGACGTCGGATCCACCAGCGAATTCGTAAGACTGATTATGATCCCTTCATGTGCACATCCAATAGTAACATCATTCTTGCAACTGCAATTCTTGAAATGTATGCCAAATGTGGTAGTTTGAAGATAGCAAGAGACCTGTTCAGAAAAATGCCCAAGAGAAACATTGTGGCTTGGAACAGTATGATTAATGCCTACAATCAGTATGAGAGGCATCAGGAGGCGCTAGATCTCTTTTTTGATATGTGGACTAGTGGCATTTATCCTGATAAGGCTACCTTTCTGAGTGTTTTGAGTGTTTGTGCCCATCTGTGTGCTCTGGCATTGGGACAAGCTGTTCATGCTTATCTGTTAAAAACCGACATTATCAGAACAGACATTGCCCTTGCTACTGCTCTTCTGGACATGTATGCCAAGACTGGTGAGTTAGGAGGTGCACAGAAGATTTTTAGCAGTTTGCAGAAAAAGGATGTGGTGATCTGGACTACCATGATCAATGGTTTAGCCATGCATGGTCGTGGAAATGAAGCATTGAGTATGTTTCAAACAATGCAAAAGGATAGCTCTCTAGTCCCTGATCACATCACCTACATAGGAGTTTTATTCGCATGTAGTCATGTTGGACTTGTTGAAGAGGCTCAAAAACATTTTAGACAGATGACAGAAATGTACGGTATAGTGCCAGAAAGAGAGCATTATGGTTGCATGGTTGATCTTTTGAGTCGGGCTGGTCGTTTCATAGAAGCAGAAAGATTAGTGGAGACAATGTCCGTACAACCAAATATTGCCATATGGGGTGCTCTTTTAAATGGCTGCCAGATTCATGAAAACTTGTCTGTTGCTAATCAAGTTAAACCACGACTAACAGAGCTAGAACCTGATCAGAGTGGGGTTCATGTTCTTCTATCTAATATATATGCAACTGCTGGCATGTGGGAAGAGGTAAACGTGACTAGAAAAGTTATGAACCACAGAAGGATCACAAAGACAATTGGTCACAGTTCGcttgaaattatataa
- the LOC137831709 gene encoding nuclear transcription factor Y subunit C-3-like, whose amino-acid sequence MDHQGHGQNPSMGVVGSGAQLTYGSNPYQQGQLTGPPGSVVTSVGTIQSSGQPAGAQLGQHQLAYQHIHQQQQHQLQQQLQQFWSSQYQEIEKVTDFKNHSLPLARIKKIMKADEDVRMISAEAPVIFARACEMFILELTLRSWNHTEENKRRTLQKNDIAAAITRTDIFDFLVDIVPREDLKDEVLASIPRGTMPVGGPPDALPYCYMQPQHAPQVGTAGVIMGKPVMDPNMYAQQSHPYMAPQMWPQPPDQRQPSPEH is encoded by the coding sequence ATGGATCATCAAGGGCATGGCCAGAACCCATCGATGGGGGTTGTTGGTAGTGGAGCTCAATTAACATATGGTTCTAACCCATATCAGCAAGGCCAACTAACTGGGCCGCCCGGGTCGGTTGTGACATCGGTTGGGACCATTCAATCCAGCGGTCAACCTGCTGGAGCACAGCTTGGACAGCATCAACTTGCTTATCAGCATATTCATCAGCAACAACAACATCAGCTTCAGCAACAGCTCCAACAATTTTGGTCAAGTCAGTACCAAGAAATTGAGAAGGTTACCGATTTCAAGAACCATAGTCTTCCCCTGGCAAGGATCAAGAAGATTATGAAGGCTGACGAGGATGTTAGAATGATATCAGCCGAGGCACCAGTCATATTTGCAAGGGCATGTGAAATGTTTATACTAGAGTTGACCCTGCGTTCTTGGAATCACACTGAAGAGAACAAAAGGCGAACACTTCAAAAAAATGACATTGCTGCAGCAATCACAAGGACTGACATCTTTGATTTCTTGGTTGACATTGTACCCCGTGAGGACTTGAAAGATGAAGTGCTTGCATCTATCCCTAGAGGAACAATGCCTGTTGGAGGGCCCCCTGATGCACTTCCATACTGCTATATGCAGCCTCAGCATGCTCCTCAAGTTGGAACTGCTGGTGTCATAATGGGTAAGCCAGTGATGGACCCAAACATGTATGCTCAGCAGTCTCACCCCTACATGGCACCACAAATGTGGCCCCAGCCTCCAGACCAACGTCAACCATCCCCAGAACATTAG